The proteins below come from a single Asanoa ferruginea genomic window:
- the uvrB gene encoding excinuclease ABC subunit UvrB: MTLDIPRTDGRFEVVSDYKPAGDQPAAIDDLERRVRQGDRHTVLLGATGTGKSATTAWLIERLQRPALVIAPNKTLCAQLAKEFRELLPNNAVEYFVSYYDYYQPEAYIPQTDTYIEKDSSVNEEVERLRHSATMSLLTRRDVVVVATVSAIYGLGTPQEYLDQSVHLKRGAEIDRDKVLRRLVDIQYTRNDMSFTRGTFRVRGDTLEIIPAYEELAVRVELWGDTIENLYYLHPLTGDVIREVDELMIFPASHYAAGAERMERAIGRIESELAERLTELDGQNKLLEAQRLRMRTTYDIEMMRQVGFCNGIENYSMHIDGRTFGDPPYCLLDYFPDDFVTVIDESHVTVPQIGAMYEGDASRKRLLIEHGFRLPSAADNRPLRFDEVLDRVGQMVFLSATPGPWEMREAGGEFVEQVIRPTGLIDPEVVVKPTKGQIDDLMHEIKVRADRDERVLVTTLTKKMSEDLTDYLLEHGIRVRYLHSEVDTLRRVELLRELRKGDYDVLVGINLLREGLDLPEVSLVSILDADKEGFLRSGRSLVQTIGRAARNVSGQVHMYADKMTPSMAEAIDETNRRRAKQVAHNEANGISPEPLRKKIHDILDDIYREAADTEGALGPATVGGGGRQMSRGKGPVPETRSRGKAAEARPSREGMARHDLARLIQDLNDQMLAAARELQFELAARIRDEVHELKKELRGMDVAGVK, encoded by the coding sequence ATGACGCTGGACATCCCCCGCACCGACGGCCGGTTCGAGGTCGTCAGCGATTACAAGCCGGCCGGCGACCAGCCGGCTGCCATCGACGATCTTGAGCGTCGGGTGCGTCAGGGCGACCGGCACACGGTGCTGCTCGGCGCGACCGGCACCGGCAAGAGCGCGACGACGGCCTGGCTGATCGAGCGCCTGCAACGGCCGGCCCTCGTGATCGCACCCAACAAGACCCTGTGCGCCCAGCTCGCCAAGGAGTTCCGCGAGCTGCTGCCCAATAACGCCGTCGAATATTTCGTCTCTTACTACGACTACTACCAGCCCGAGGCCTACATTCCGCAGACCGACACCTACATCGAGAAGGACTCGTCGGTCAACGAAGAGGTCGAGCGGCTGCGCCACTCGGCGACGATGTCGCTGCTGACCCGCCGCGACGTGGTGGTGGTCGCGACCGTCTCGGCGATCTACGGTCTGGGCACCCCGCAGGAATACCTCGACCAGTCGGTGCACCTCAAGCGCGGTGCCGAGATCGACCGCGACAAGGTGCTGCGCCGGCTCGTCGACATCCAATACACCCGCAACGACATGTCGTTCACCCGCGGCACGTTCCGGGTCCGGGGCGACACGCTGGAGATCATCCCGGCCTACGAGGAGCTCGCCGTCCGGGTCGAGCTGTGGGGCGACACGATCGAAAACCTCTACTACCTGCACCCGCTGACCGGCGACGTGATCCGCGAGGTCGACGAGCTGATGATCTTCCCGGCGTCGCACTACGCGGCCGGCGCCGAGCGGATGGAGCGGGCGATCGGGCGGATCGAGAGCGAGCTGGCCGAGCGGCTGACCGAGCTCGACGGGCAGAACAAGCTGCTCGAAGCGCAGCGGCTGCGGATGCGCACGACCTACGACATCGAGATGATGCGGCAGGTCGGCTTCTGCAACGGCATCGAGAACTACTCGATGCACATCGACGGGCGCACCTTCGGCGACCCGCCCTACTGCCTGCTCGACTACTTCCCCGACGACTTCGTGACGGTCATCGACGAGTCACACGTGACGGTGCCCCAGATCGGCGCGATGTATGAAGGCGACGCGTCCCGCAAGCGGCTCCTGATCGAGCACGGTTTCCGGCTGCCGAGCGCGGCCGACAACCGGCCGTTGCGGTTCGACGAGGTCCTCGACCGGGTCGGCCAGATGGTCTTCCTCTCCGCGACCCCCGGGCCGTGGGAGATGCGCGAGGCCGGCGGCGAGTTCGTCGAGCAGGTCATCCGGCCCACCGGCCTGATCGACCCCGAGGTCGTGGTCAAGCCGACCAAGGGCCAGATCGACGACCTGATGCACGAGATCAAGGTGCGCGCCGACCGCGACGAACGCGTCCTGGTCACCACGCTGACCAAGAAGATGTCCGAAGACCTGACCGACTACCTGCTCGAGCACGGCATCCGGGTGCGCTACCTGCACTCCGAGGTCGACACGCTGCGCCGGGTCGAGCTGCTGCGCGAGCTGCGCAAGGGCGACTACGACGTGCTGGTCGGCATCAACCTGCTGCGCGAGGGTCTCGACCTGCCCGAGGTGTCGCTGGTGTCGATCCTCGACGCCGACAAGGAGGGCTTCCTGCGCAGCGGCCGGTCGCTGGTGCAGACCATCGGCCGCGCGGCGCGAAACGTCTCCGGCCAGGTGCACATGTATGCCGACAAGATGACCCCGTCGATGGCCGAGGCGATCGACGAGACCAACCGCCGGCGGGCGAAGCAGGTGGCGCACAACGAGGCCAACGGCATCTCACCCGAGCCGCTCCGCAAGAAGATCCACGACATCCTCGACGACATCTACCGCGAGGCCGCCGACACCGAGGGCGCCCTCGGCCCGGCGACCGTCGGCGGTGGTGGCCGGCAGATGTCGAGGGGCAAGGGCCCGGTGCCGGAGACCCGCTCGAGGGGCAAGGCCGCGGAGGCCCGTCCGTCCCGCGAGGGCATGGCCCGCCACGACCTGGCTCGGCTCATCCAGGACCTCAACGACCAGATGCTGGCCGCGGCCCGCGAGCTCCAGTTCGAGCTCGCCGCCCGGATCCGCGACGAGGTCCACGAGCTCAAGAAGGAACTCCGCGGCATGGACGTGGCCGGGGTCAAATGA
- a CDS encoding Stf0 family sulfotransferase — protein MATGEGIDAYLLCGTPRTGSTLLCGLLRDTGVAGRPESYFRVPGEELWVDRWRLPHDETGSFDYRDYVRAAIAEGSTPNGIFAARVMWGTLDELVAKLAAAHGSTHTDLDLLTRAFGRLRFVHCWRDDTVAQAVSWARAEQTQFWQHDDVALPDREPRFDFAQIDTLVRTIRQHNDAWRTWFTTYDIQPHSVRYEDLTTDIDGVTSGIIGFLGLDLPAGHAFVPRHRRQADQLNRDWVSRYHALAGQHL, from the coding sequence ATGGCTACCGGCGAAGGCATCGACGCCTACCTGCTCTGCGGCACACCGCGGACCGGGAGCACGCTGCTGTGCGGGCTGCTCCGCGACACCGGGGTCGCCGGCCGGCCGGAGTCCTACTTCCGGGTGCCGGGCGAGGAGTTGTGGGTCGATCGCTGGCGCCTGCCCCACGACGAAACCGGATCGTTCGACTACCGCGACTACGTCCGAGCGGCGATCGCGGAGGGCAGCACTCCCAACGGCATCTTCGCTGCCCGGGTGATGTGGGGAACGCTCGACGAGCTGGTCGCCAAGCTCGCCGCCGCGCACGGCTCGACACACACCGACCTCGACCTGCTCACCCGCGCCTTCGGCCGGCTCCGCTTCGTGCATTGCTGGCGTGACGACACGGTGGCGCAGGCCGTGTCCTGGGCGCGCGCCGAGCAGACCCAGTTCTGGCAGCACGACGACGTCGCCCTGCCCGACCGTGAGCCCCGCTTCGACTTCGCGCAGATCGACACCCTCGTCCGGACCATCCGCCAACACAACGACGCCTGGCGCACCTGGTTCACGACCTACGACATCCAGCCGCACAGCGTGCGCTATGAAGACCTGACCACCGACATCGATGGCGTCACCAGCGGAATCATCGGCTTCCTCGGGCTCGATCTCCCGGCCGGGCACGCGTTCGTCCCGCGGCACCGCAGGCAGGCCGACCAGCTCAACCGCGACTGGGTCAGCCGCTACCACGCGCTCGCCGGCCAGCACCTCTAA
- the coaE gene encoding dephospho-CoA kinase → MLRVGLTGGIGAGKSAAAARFAANGAVVIDSDRLAREVVEPGTPGLAEVVAAFGSGVLRDDGALDRPALGRIVFGDAAARKRLEGILHPLIQRRSAALASAAPAGAIIVNDIPLLVEGGVAAAYHLVVVVDAAPAVRVERLVRDRGMTTDDASARIAAQIDDATRRAAADVVLDNSGAPSALDSAADALWADRLVPFARNLAEDRPAAWAPDVVAYDPAWPAQFERLAARIRHRVGDRPIAHVGPTAIVGAAAPDVIGMSLTAGSASQVDDLRSPLGAAGFLPSAGGTYANADPGRPAEVRVLVG, encoded by the coding sequence GTGTTACGAGTGGGGCTGACGGGCGGCATCGGGGCGGGCAAGAGCGCGGCGGCCGCGCGGTTCGCCGCCAACGGCGCGGTGGTGATCGACTCCGACCGGCTGGCGCGTGAGGTGGTCGAGCCCGGCACGCCCGGGCTGGCCGAGGTGGTCGCCGCCTTCGGGTCGGGGGTGCTGCGCGACGACGGCGCGCTGGACCGGCCCGCACTCGGCCGGATCGTGTTCGGCGACGCGGCCGCCCGCAAGCGGCTCGAAGGCATCCTGCACCCGCTGATCCAGCGGCGTAGCGCAGCCCTGGCGTCCGCCGCACCAGCGGGCGCGATCATCGTCAACGACATCCCGCTGCTGGTCGAGGGCGGGGTAGCGGCGGCCTACCACCTGGTCGTGGTGGTCGACGCCGCGCCCGCGGTGCGGGTCGAGCGGCTGGTCCGCGACCGGGGGATGACCACCGACGACGCGTCGGCCCGGATCGCCGCCCAGATCGACGACGCCACCCGCCGCGCGGCCGCCGACGTAGTGCTCGACAACAGCGGCGCACCGTCGGCATTGGACTCGGCCGCCGATGCCCTCTGGGCCGACCGGCTGGTGCCGTTCGCGCGCAACCTCGCCGAGGATCGACCGGCTGCCTGGGCGCCCGACGTCGTCGCTTACGACCCGGCCTGGCCGGCGCAGTTCGAGCGGCTCGCGGCGCGGATCCGGCACCGGGTCGGCGACCGCCCGATCGCGCACGTCGGGCCTACCGCCATCGTCGGCGCGGCCGCGCCGGACGTCATCGGCATGTCGCTGACGGCTGGGTCGGCCTCGCAGGTCGACGATTTGCGGTCGCCGCTGGGTGCCGCCGGGTTCCTGCCGTCGGCCGGCGGCACGTATGCCAACGCCGACCCGGGGCGGCCGGCCGAGGTGCGCGTGCTGGTCGGTTAA
- the rpsA gene encoding 30S ribosomal protein S1 gives MTSSIEATSSANKVTIDDLGSEEAFLAAIDETIKYFNDGDIVEGTVVKVDRDEVLLDIGYKTEGVIPSRELSIKHDVDPAEVVSVGDHIEALVLQKEDKEGRLILSKKRAQYERAWGTIEKIKEEDGVVRGSVIEVVKGGLILDIGLRGFLPASLVEMRRVRDLQPYVGRELEAKIIELDKNRNNVVLSRRAWLEQTQSEVRTEFLNKLQKGQVRKGVVSSIVNFGAFVDLGGVDGLVHVSELSWKHIDHPSEVVEVGQEVEVEVLDVDLDRERVSLSLKATQEDPWRQFARTHAIQQIVPGKVTKLVPFGAFVRVDDGIEGLVHISELAERHVEIPEQVVQVGSDVMVKVIDIDLERRRISLSLKQANEGFVEGEEHFDPTLYGMAATYDNEGNYIYPEGFDPETGEWLEGYDKQRETWETQYAEARQRWEAHTKQVVSSRAADAEAAAAPPAPAGQSGGGASSSSSTPTRPAEEPAGTLATDEALAALREKLAGK, from the coding sequence ATGACGAGCAGCATCGAGGCCACCTCGAGCGCCAACAAGGTCACCATCGACGACCTCGGTTCCGAGGAGGCATTCCTCGCCGCGATCGATGAGACCATCAAGTACTTCAACGACGGCGACATTGTCGAAGGCACCGTCGTCAAGGTCGATCGGGACGAGGTCCTGCTCGACATCGGCTACAAGACCGAGGGGGTCATCCCCTCTCGTGAGTTGTCGATCAAGCACGACGTCGACCCCGCCGAGGTGGTGTCGGTCGGTGACCACATCGAGGCCCTGGTCCTCCAGAAGGAGGACAAGGAAGGTCGCCTGATCCTCTCGAAGAAGCGCGCGCAATACGAGCGGGCGTGGGGCACCATCGAGAAGATCAAGGAAGAAGACGGCGTCGTCCGCGGCTCCGTCATCGAGGTGGTCAAGGGTGGTCTGATTCTCGACATCGGTCTCCGGGGCTTCCTGCCCGCCTCCCTTGTTGAGATGCGGCGGGTCCGTGACCTTCAGCCCTACGTGGGCCGTGAGCTCGAGGCCAAGATCATAGAGCTCGACAAGAACCGCAACAACGTGGTTCTGTCGCGCCGGGCCTGGCTCGAGCAGACCCAGTCCGAGGTGCGCACCGAGTTCCTCAACAAGCTCCAGAAGGGCCAGGTCCGCAAGGGCGTGGTCTCGTCGATCGTCAACTTCGGCGCGTTCGTCGACCTGGGCGGCGTCGACGGTCTGGTGCACGTCTCCGAGCTCTCCTGGAAGCACATCGACCACCCGTCCGAGGTTGTCGAGGTCGGCCAGGAGGTCGAGGTCGAGGTTCTCGACGTCGATCTCGACCGCGAGCGGGTGTCCCTGTCGCTCAAGGCGACCCAGGAAGACCCGTGGCGCCAGTTCGCCCGCACCCACGCGATCCAGCAGATCGTGCCGGGCAAGGTCACGAAGCTGGTTCCGTTCGGTGCGTTCGTGCGGGTCGACGACGGCATCGAGGGCCTGGTCCACATCTCCGAGCTGGCCGAGCGCCACGTGGAGATCCCGGAGCAGGTCGTCCAGGTCGGTTCCGACGTCATGGTCAAGGTCATCGACATCGACCTCGAGCGCCGGCGGATCTCGCTGTCGCTCAAGCAGGCCAACGAGGGCTTCGTCGAGGGTGAAGAGCACTTCGACCCGACCCTCTACGGCATGGCCGCGACCTACGACAACGAGGGCAACTACATCTACCCCGAGGGCTTCGACCCGGAGACGGGTGAGTGGCTCGAGGGTTACGACAAGCAGCGCGAAACCTGGGAGACGCAATACGCCGAGGCGCGCCAGCGGTGGGAGGCGCACACCAAGCAGGTTGTGTCGTCCCGCGCCGCCGACGCCGAGGCCGCCGCGGCTCCGCCCGCGCCGGCGGGCCAGAGTGGTGGCGGGGCTTCCTCCTCGTCCTCCACGCCGACCCGTCCGGCCGAGGAGCCGGCCGGCACGCTGGCGACCGACGAAGCGCTCGCCGCGCTTCGGGAGAAGCTGGCCGGCAAGTAA
- a CDS encoding class I SAM-dependent methyltransferase, with translation MSDDDPGVGRRTVTDAEARRASRGWWDKDADAYQAEHGGFLGEVDFRWCPEGLREADAHLLGPIAGRRIIEVGAGAAAAARWLATQGAQVVATDLSGGMLRHAVTQNTASGVRLPLVQADALALPFRTEAFDIAFTAFGAVPFVADSGALMREVFRVVRPGGRWVFAVTHPMRWIFLDDPGEGGLVAVHSYFDRRPYVETAAGGAPTYVEQHRTLGDRIRELVAAGFVLEDLIEPEWPEGHTQIWGQWSPLRGRLFPGTAIFVAARP, from the coding sequence GTGTCTGACGACGATCCCGGGGTGGGCCGACGCACGGTGACCGACGCCGAAGCCCGCCGGGCCAGCCGGGGCTGGTGGGACAAGGATGCCGACGCCTACCAGGCCGAGCACGGTGGCTTCCTCGGCGAGGTGGATTTCCGCTGGTGCCCGGAGGGTTTGCGGGAGGCCGACGCCCACCTGCTCGGCCCGATCGCGGGGCGGCGGATCATCGAGGTCGGTGCCGGCGCCGCGGCCGCCGCGCGCTGGCTCGCCACGCAGGGTGCGCAGGTCGTTGCCACCGATCTCTCCGGCGGCATGCTCCGGCACGCTGTGACCCAGAACACAGCATCGGGTGTACGGCTGCCGCTGGTCCAGGCCGACGCGCTGGCGCTGCCGTTCCGGACCGAGGCGTTCGACATCGCGTTCACCGCCTTCGGCGCCGTGCCGTTCGTGGCCGACTCCGGCGCACTGATGCGCGAGGTGTTCCGGGTGGTGCGACCGGGCGGGCGGTGGGTGTTCGCGGTGACCCACCCGATGCGGTGGATCTTCCTGGACGACCCGGGCGAGGGCGGCCTGGTGGCCGTCCACTCCTACTTCGACCGCCGTCCCTACGTCGAGACCGCCGCCGGCGGGGCGCCGACCTACGTCGAGCAGCACCGCACGCTCGGCGACCGCATCCGCGAACTGGTGGCCGCCGGGTTCGTGCTCGAAGACCTGATCGAGCCGGAATGGCCCGAGGGGCACACCCAGATCTGGGGCCAGTGGAGCCCGCTGCGCGGCCGCCTCTTCCCTGGGACCGCGATCTTCGTCGCCGCCAGGCCCTAG
- a CDS encoding amino acid permease produces the protein MALPVFRTKSIERSIQETDEPGHKLKRELSALDLTVFGVGVIVGTGIFVLTGQQAARNAGPAIVISFLLAAVVCALAALCYAEFASTVPVAGSAYTFGYATLGELVAWIIGWDLVLELGLGAAVVARGWSAYLQTLFGLPTWLAGDDAIPDWGAIFIVALLTVVGVVGTKLSGRVTGILVAIKVAVVLFVIGLGLFYITSDNWSPFVPPGQPAPGVSGGEEPLLQALLGVVPQQFGVFGIVAAASIVFFAYIGFDVVATTAEETRNPQRDVPRGILWSLGICAVLYMAVAFVVTGMSKYSSLDTGAPLAKAFTDVGVDWASKVISVGAVCGITTVILVLLLGQSRVLFAMSRDHLLPPAVARVHPRFGTPWLITIGTGVLVALVSGFVPLSKLSELTSIGTLFAFVVVAIGVVVLRRTRPDLPRAFRTPWVPVLPIVAVIACLWLMINLPVDTWIRFVVWMAIGFVLYFAYGMHAAGRRRAAEAEAEEPTAVSPAPEPHDRV, from the coding sequence ATGGCCCTCCCTGTCTTCCGCACCAAGAGCATCGAGCGGTCCATTCAGGAGACGGACGAGCCCGGGCACAAGCTCAAGCGCGAGTTGAGCGCCCTGGACCTGACCGTCTTCGGCGTGGGCGTGATCGTAGGTACCGGCATCTTCGTGCTGACCGGCCAGCAGGCGGCCCGCAACGCCGGCCCGGCCATCGTCATCTCGTTCCTGCTCGCCGCGGTGGTCTGCGCGCTCGCCGCGCTCTGCTACGCGGAGTTCGCGTCGACGGTGCCGGTGGCGGGGAGCGCCTACACGTTCGGCTACGCCACGCTCGGCGAGCTGGTCGCCTGGATCATCGGCTGGGACCTGGTGCTGGAACTCGGCCTCGGCGCGGCGGTGGTGGCGCGCGGCTGGAGCGCGTACCTCCAGACGCTCTTCGGTCTGCCCACCTGGCTGGCCGGTGACGACGCCATCCCGGACTGGGGTGCGATCTTCATCGTGGCCCTGCTGACCGTCGTCGGCGTGGTCGGCACGAAGCTGTCCGGGCGGGTCACCGGCATCCTGGTCGCGATCAAGGTCGCGGTGGTGCTGTTCGTGATCGGCCTGGGGCTGTTCTACATCACGTCCGACAACTGGAGCCCGTTCGTGCCGCCGGGCCAGCCCGCGCCCGGTGTCTCCGGTGGCGAGGAGCCGCTGCTCCAGGCGCTGCTCGGCGTGGTGCCGCAGCAGTTCGGCGTCTTCGGCATCGTGGCGGCGGCGTCGATCGTCTTCTTCGCCTACATCGGCTTCGATGTCGTCGCCACCACGGCCGAGGAGACCCGCAACCCGCAACGCGACGTGCCCCGCGGGATCCTGTGGTCGCTCGGCATCTGCGCCGTGCTCTACATGGCGGTCGCTTTCGTGGTGACCGGGATGTCGAAATACTCGTCGCTGGACACCGGCGCCCCGCTGGCGAAGGCGTTCACCGACGTCGGCGTCGACTGGGCGTCGAAGGTGATCTCGGTTGGCGCCGTCTGCGGCATCACCACGGTGATCCTGGTGCTGCTGCTCGGCCAGTCGCGGGTGCTGTTCGCGATGTCGCGCGACCACCTGCTGCCGCCAGCGGTGGCGCGGGTGCACCCGCGGTTCGGCACGCCGTGGCTGATCACGATCGGGACGGGCGTACTCGTGGCGCTCGTGTCCGGGTTTGTTCCCCTGTCGAAGCTGTCGGAGCTGACGTCGATTGGCACGCTGTTCGCGTTCGTCGTCGTCGCGATCGGCGTGGTGGTGCTGCGCCGCACCCGGCCCGACCTGCCCCGCGCCTTCCGCACCCCGTGGGTGCCGGTGCTGCCGATCGTCGCGGTCATCGCGTGCCTCTGGCTGATGATCAATCTGCCGGTCGATACGTGGATCCGGTTCGTGGTCTGGATGGCGATCGGCTTCGTCCTCTACTTCGCCTACGGCATGCACGCCGCCGGCCGCCGGCGCGCGGCGGAGGCGGAGGCGGAGGAGCCGACGGCGGTCTCCCCCGCTCCCGAACCGCACGACCGGGTGTGA
- a CDS encoding DUF2945 domain-containing protein: protein MGLQKGDKVSWKSHGQQVMGTVEEKITKRTSAAGRTVDASEDEPQYRVRSVHTGQDAVHTEDALHRE, encoded by the coding sequence ATGGGACTCCAGAAGGGCGACAAGGTCAGCTGGAAGAGCCACGGCCAGCAGGTCATGGGCACGGTCGAAGAGAAGATCACCAAGCGCACCTCGGCGGCCGGCCGGACAGTGGACGCGTCGGAGGACGAGCCGCAGTATCGCGTGCGCAGCGTCCACACGGGTCAGGACGCCGTGCACACCGAGGACGCTCTGCACCGCGAGTAA
- the polA gene encoding DNA polymerase I → MSDQPRILLLDGHSLAYRAFHALPVENFSTATGQATNAVFGFTSMLINMLRDEKPTHIIVSFDVSRQSFRTERYAEYKAGRSETPKPFQGQVSLVKEVLAALRIPVVEKAGYEADDVIGTLTKRSRDAGMEVIISSGDRDAFQLVDEHVTVLYPVRGVSEVWRMNPEAVEAKYFVPPERYRDKAALVGETSDNLPGVPGVGDKTAAKWIKEYGGLDGVIANADKIKGKAGESLRANLANVIRNYELNALVCDLELSMGPEDARWHGWDREAVHQVFDALEFRVLRERLYQYLDAVEPEAESGFDLFGEVLAAGAVGPWLAEHVRPGVPTGVAVAGHFGRGTGELTGIALATADGPAAWFDPTQLEPGDENAVAAWLVSEEHPKVLHDSKPARLAFAARGWELRGVARDTAIAAYLARPDQRTYDLADLALRYLHRELRVDTPETGQLTIDGLGADEGIVEQNLMLHARATLDLAEAIDAELSRDGELSIRLMADVELPLSEVLARMEQVGIAADTHYLSDIEAHFAAEVKAAAQAAYAVHGREFNLGSPKQLQEILFTERELPKTRRIKSGYTTDADALQGLFAQTGDPLLEHLLRHRDVAKLKSTVDGLLKSVSDDGRIHTTYFQTVAATGRLSSTDPNLQNIPIRTEEGRRIRRAFVVGEGFETLLTADYSQIEMRIMADMSKDEALIDAFNSGADFHAATASSVFTLPLAEVTADHRRKIKAMNYGLAYGLSVYGLSQQLGIGADEARGLMDEYFDRFGGVRDYLRAVVDRARQDGYTETILGRRRYLPDLISDNRQRREMAERMALNAPIQGSAADIIKVAMLRVDAAIKEAGLGSRMLLQVHDELVFEVAPGEREQLEAIVREAMGGAYPLAVPLEVSVGLGRDWNSADH, encoded by the coding sequence GTGAGCGACCAACCCCGGATCCTGCTGCTCGATGGCCACTCGCTGGCCTACCGCGCGTTTCATGCCCTGCCGGTGGAGAACTTCTCCACCGCGACCGGGCAGGCGACCAACGCGGTGTTCGGGTTCACGTCGATGCTGATCAACATGCTGCGCGACGAGAAGCCGACGCACATCATCGTGTCGTTTGACGTGTCGCGGCAGTCGTTCCGCACCGAGCGTTACGCGGAATACAAGGCCGGGCGGTCCGAGACGCCCAAGCCGTTCCAGGGGCAGGTCAGCCTCGTCAAAGAGGTGCTCGCCGCGCTGCGCATCCCGGTGGTGGAGAAGGCCGGCTACGAGGCCGACGACGTGATCGGCACGCTGACCAAGCGGTCGCGCGACGCCGGCATGGAGGTGATCATCAGCTCCGGTGACCGCGACGCGTTCCAGCTGGTCGATGAGCACGTGACCGTGCTCTATCCGGTGCGGGGGGTGTCCGAGGTCTGGCGGATGAATCCCGAGGCGGTCGAGGCCAAATACTTCGTGCCGCCGGAGCGCTACCGCGACAAGGCCGCGCTGGTCGGCGAGACCAGTGACAACCTGCCGGGCGTGCCCGGGGTCGGCGACAAGACCGCGGCTAAGTGGATCAAGGAGTATGGCGGCCTCGACGGGGTGATCGCCAATGCCGACAAGATCAAGGGCAAGGCCGGCGAGAGTCTGCGGGCCAACCTCGCCAACGTGATCCGCAACTACGAGCTCAACGCGCTCGTCTGCGACCTCGAGCTGTCGATGGGTCCCGAAGACGCGCGCTGGCACGGGTGGGATCGCGAGGCCGTGCACCAGGTCTTCGACGCCCTCGAGTTCCGGGTGTTGCGCGAGCGGCTCTATCAATACCTCGACGCCGTCGAGCCTGAGGCCGAGTCCGGGTTCGACCTGTTCGGCGAGGTCCTCGCCGCCGGTGCGGTCGGGCCCTGGCTGGCCGAGCACGTGCGGCCCGGCGTGCCGACCGGCGTGGCCGTCGCGGGGCACTTCGGGCGGGGCACCGGCGAGCTGACCGGCATCGCGCTGGCCACCGCCGACGGGCCGGCCGCCTGGTTCGACCCGACCCAGCTCGAGCCCGGCGACGAGAACGCGGTCGCGGCGTGGCTCGTCTCCGAGGAGCACCCCAAGGTGCTGCACGACAGCAAGCCCGCCCGGCTGGCCTTCGCCGCCCGCGGCTGGGAGCTGCGCGGCGTCGCCCGTGACACGGCCATCGCCGCTTATCTGGCCCGGCCCGACCAGCGCACCTACGACCTGGCCGATCTCGCGCTGCGCTATCTGCACCGCGAGCTGCGGGTCGACACGCCGGAGACCGGCCAGCTCACCATCGACGGCCTGGGCGCCGACGAGGGCATCGTCGAGCAAAACCTGATGCTGCACGCCCGCGCCACGCTCGACCTGGCCGAGGCGATCGACGCCGAGCTGTCCCGCGACGGTGAGCTCTCCATCCGCCTCATGGCCGACGTCGAGCTGCCGCTGTCTGAGGTGCTCGCCCGCATGGAGCAGGTCGGCATAGCGGCCGACACCCACTACCTCTCCGACATCGAGGCGCACTTCGCGGCCGAGGTGAAGGCGGCGGCCCAGGCGGCCTACGCGGTGCACGGGCGCGAGTTCAACCTGGGCTCTCCGAAGCAGTTGCAGGAGATCCTGTTCACCGAGCGCGAGCTGCCGAAGACACGGCGGATCAAGTCGGGCTACACCACCGACGCCGACGCGTTGCAGGGGCTGTTCGCGCAGACCGGCGACCCGCTGCTCGAGCACCTGCTGCGGCACCGCGACGTCGCCAAGCTCAAGTCCACTGTCGACGGGCTGCTCAAGTCGGTGTCCGACGACGGCCGCATCCACACGACCTATTTCCAGACCGTCGCCGCTACCGGCCGGCTCTCGTCGACCGACCCCAACCTCCAGAACATCCCGATCCGCACGGAGGAAGGCCGTCGCATCCGGCGGGCGTTCGTGGTCGGCGAGGGGTTCGAGACGCTGCTGACGGCTGACTACAGCCAGATCGAAATGCGCATCATGGCCGACATGTCGAAAGACGAGGCCCTGATCGACGCGTTCAACTCGGGCGCCGACTTCCACGCGGCCACGGCGTCATCGGTCTTCACGCTTCCGCTCGCGGAGGTCACCGCCGACCACCGGCGCAAGATCAAGGCCATGAACTACGGCCTGGCGTACGGGCTGAGCGTCTACGGCCTGTCCCAGCAACTCGGCATCGGCGCCGACGAGGCGCGCGGCCTGATGGACGAATACTTCGACCGCTTCGGTGGCGTCCGCGACTACCTGCGGGCCGTCGTCGACCGGGCCCGTCAGGACGGCTACACCGAGACCATCCTCGGCCGCCGCCGTTACCTGCCCGACCTGATCAGCGACAACCGCCAACGCCGCGAGATGGCCGAGCGGATGGCGCTCAACGCACCCATCCAGGGCTCCGCCGCCGACATCATCAAGGTCGCGATGCTCCGCGTCGACGCGGCGATCAAGGAGGCCGGCCTCGGCTCCCGGATGCTCCTCCAGGTCCACGACGAGCTGGTGTTCGAGGTCGCGCCGGGGGAGCGCGAGCAACTCGAGGCGATCGTCCGCGAGGCCATGGGCGGCGCCTACCCGCTGGCGGTGCCGCTCGAGGTCTCGGTCGGCCTGGGCCGCGACTGGAACAGCGCCGACCACTGA